One window from the genome of Mumia sp. ZJ1417 encodes:
- a CDS encoding metal ABC transporter substrate-binding protein encodes MPRPSSLRRTLRRPLAVLAVAPLALVLAACGSDGGGSGDAVRVTAAAYPFAYAAERIGGTMVDVDNLTSPGVEPHDAELTPRQLGEIRDSDLVVYLDDFQPQVNDAIDQAELDADALLDVADVVDLLDASDDGHTHIEGEEPGHAEEDHDHSATDPHVWLDPKRMAAIADAVADRLAEIDPDNAEAYRENADAFDAELTAIDTDFRTGLAQCETRTFVTSHAAFGYLADAYDLEQIAIAGIEPNTEPSTQQLAEIIELVKSEGITTVFTEELTSPRTADTIAREAGVATAILSPIEGLSDATEDETYLSLMRQNLAALQKANRCS; translated from the coding sequence ATGCCTCGCCCCTCCTCGCTGCGTCGGACTCTGCGCCGCCCCCTGGCCGTGCTCGCCGTCGCCCCGCTCGCTCTCGTCCTCGCGGCCTGCGGCTCCGACGGCGGCGGCTCCGGCGACGCGGTGCGCGTGACCGCTGCGGCGTACCCGTTTGCGTACGCGGCGGAGCGGATCGGGGGCACGATGGTGGACGTGGACAACCTGACCAGCCCCGGCGTCGAGCCTCACGACGCCGAGCTGACTCCACGCCAGCTCGGCGAGATCCGCGACTCCGACCTCGTCGTCTATCTCGACGACTTCCAGCCGCAGGTCAACGACGCGATCGACCAGGCCGAGCTCGACGCCGACGCGCTCCTCGACGTCGCCGACGTGGTCGACCTGCTCGACGCCTCCGACGACGGCCACACGCACATCGAGGGCGAGGAGCCCGGCCACGCCGAGGAGGACCACGACCACAGCGCCACCGACCCGCACGTGTGGCTCGACCCGAAGCGCATGGCGGCGATCGCCGACGCCGTGGCCGACCGCCTCGCCGAGATCGACCCGGACAACGCCGAGGCCTACCGCGAGAACGCCGACGCGTTCGACGCCGAGCTGACCGCGATCGACACGGACTTCCGTACCGGCCTCGCGCAGTGCGAGACGCGCACGTTCGTCACCAGCCACGCCGCGTTCGGCTACCTCGCCGACGCGTACGACCTCGAGCAGATTGCGATCGCAGGGATCGAGCCCAACACGGAGCCGTCGACCCAGCAGCTCGCCGAGATCATCGAGCTCGTGAAGTCCGAGGGCATCACGACCGTATTCACCGAGGAGCTCACGAGCCCCCGTACGGCCGACACGATCGCCCGCGAAGCCGGCGTCGCGACCGCTATCCTCTCCCCGATCGAGGGGCTGAGCGACGCGACCGAGGACGAGACCTACCTCTCGCTCATGCGGCAGAACCTCGCCGCTCTCCAGAAGGCGAACCGCTGCTCATGA
- a CDS encoding metal ABC transporter permease: MADVNEILSYDFMQMALLAALITGLTAPAIGTYLVQRRLALLGDGIGHIALTGVAAGLLTNTQPLVTAVIVSIIGAVAIELMRTYGRTSGDVALALLFYGGIAGGVMLTNLAGGSAATLNRYLFGSITTIDSTDLTIVVVLGAVVMLLSAGLSPQLFAVCQDEEHARVSGVPVRAYALLIAVLAAVTVTVSMRTVGLLLVSALMVVPVAAAQQVTRSFRGTFVLAMVIGTFAAVAGVLGSYQINTQPGPTIVIVALAVFLAVAPLGHLVRSHRRRETPVPVPVEEAA, encoded by the coding sequence GTGGCCGACGTGAACGAGATCCTCTCGTACGACTTCATGCAGATGGCGCTGCTCGCTGCGCTGATCACCGGACTGACCGCACCCGCCATCGGGACGTACCTGGTCCAGCGCCGTCTCGCCCTGCTCGGCGACGGCATCGGCCACATCGCCCTCACCGGGGTCGCGGCTGGACTGCTCACCAACACGCAGCCGCTCGTGACCGCCGTGATCGTGAGCATCATCGGCGCCGTCGCGATCGAGCTCATGCGTACGTACGGCCGCACCAGCGGCGACGTCGCGCTGGCGCTGCTCTTCTACGGCGGGATCGCCGGCGGCGTCATGCTCACGAACCTCGCCGGCGGCTCGGCGGCGACGCTCAACAGATATCTGTTCGGCTCGATCACGACCATCGACAGCACCGACCTCACGATCGTGGTGGTCCTGGGTGCGGTGGTGATGCTGCTGTCCGCGGGCCTGTCGCCGCAGCTGTTCGCCGTGTGCCAGGACGAGGAGCACGCCCGGGTGTCCGGCGTGCCGGTACGGGCGTACGCGCTACTCATCGCCGTGCTCGCGGCCGTCACCGTCACGGTCTCGATGCGCACCGTCGGCCTGCTGCTCGTCTCGGCGCTGATGGTCGTCCCGGTCGCGGCGGCGCAGCAGGTCACCCGCAGCTTCCGTGGCACGTTCGTCCTGGCGATGGTGATCGGCACCTTCGCCGCCGTCGCCGGCGTGCTCGGCAGCTACCAGATCAACACGCAACCGGGCCCGACGATCGTCATCGTGGCGCTCGCGGTGTTCCTCGCGGTGGCGCCTCTCGGCCATCTCGTACGCTCGCACCGACGGCGCGAGACGCCCGTCCCGGTGCCCGTGGAGGAGGCAGCATGA
- a CDS encoding 3-methyladenine DNA glycosylase, protein MILDEADWRARADAHRERAEPYVAGRLARRGRGEKHPVDDFLFEYYGYKPARLTRWHPGVGVLLGGDASEYAALGSYRTVDLPEGRTAVGADVSRLASRREGMEWIRGLLAMTAGRTARLDCFGLHEWAMVYRQTPDEVRHAAWPLRLGADGTDAVVESHQLRCSHVDAFRFFTPDAVPRNALAPSRETQRALEQPGCLHANMDLYKWAMKLVPYGDSDLLLDCFALARDVRELDMRAAPYDLAALGYEPVRIETAEGKAGYVRLQREHAERAAALRVRLLADYDRVLAAA, encoded by the coding sequence ATGATCCTCGACGAGGCCGACTGGCGGGCGCGGGCCGACGCGCATCGCGAGCGCGCCGAGCCGTACGTCGCGGGCCGGCTGGCGCGTCGTGGTCGCGGTGAGAAGCATCCGGTCGACGACTTCCTGTTCGAGTACTACGGCTACAAGCCCGCGCGCCTGACTCGCTGGCATCCCGGCGTGGGGGTGCTGCTCGGGGGCGACGCCTCGGAGTACGCGGCGCTCGGGTCGTACCGCACCGTCGACCTCCCCGAGGGCCGTACGGCCGTGGGGGCGGACGTGAGCCGCCTCGCCAGCCGCCGCGAGGGCATGGAGTGGATCCGCGGCCTGCTCGCGATGACGGCCGGGCGCACGGCGCGGCTGGACTGCTTCGGGCTGCACGAGTGGGCGATGGTCTATCGGCAGACGCCCGACGAGGTACGCCACGCGGCATGGCCGCTGCGTCTCGGAGCGGACGGCACCGACGCCGTCGTCGAGTCGCACCAGCTGCGCTGCAGCCACGTCGACGCGTTCCGGTTCTTCACGCCCGACGCGGTGCCGCGCAATGCGCTCGCGCCGAGCCGCGAGACGCAGCGTGCGCTCGAGCAGCCCGGCTGCCTGCACGCCAACATGGACCTCTACAAGTGGGCGATGAAGCTCGTCCCGTACGGCGACTCCGACCTGCTGCTCGACTGCTTCGCGCTGGCCCGCGACGTGCGCGAGCTCGACATGCGCGCGGCGCCGTACGACCTCGCCGCGCTGGGCTACGAGCCCGTACGGATCGAGACGGCGGAGGGCAAGGCCGGGTACGTCCGGCTGCAGCGCGAGCACGCCGAGCGCGCCGCCGCCCTGCGCGTGCGACTCCTCGCGGACTACGACCGCGTCCTGGCCGCCGCCTGA
- a CDS encoding metal ABC transporter ATP-binding protein → MTDAAPLAVHDLHVSLAGREVVRGVSLTVAPGEFVVLLGSNGSGKTTLMRAAMGVIPVAAGEVRLFGAPLRRFRQHQRIGYVPQRSTAAAGVPSTVHEVVMSGRLSRRPVVGLASRDDKAAVAEALALVDLVEYAGSPAAELSGGQQQRVMIARGLASRPDLLVLDEPTAGVDARSQVALADLFARLLGEGRAIFMVAHELGPFEPMIDRAVVLRDGRVAYDGPCSGGNLAAEAEPHNQHHPHLVLPTHHVGIEESGAWPT, encoded by the coding sequence ATGACCGACGCCGCACCACTGGCGGTCCACGACCTCCATGTCTCCCTCGCCGGGCGCGAGGTGGTCCGCGGAGTGTCGCTGACCGTCGCGCCGGGTGAGTTCGTCGTGCTCCTGGGCAGCAACGGCTCGGGCAAGACGACGCTGATGCGAGCGGCGATGGGCGTGATCCCGGTCGCCGCCGGCGAGGTGCGGCTGTTCGGGGCGCCGCTGCGCCGGTTCCGCCAGCACCAGCGCATCGGCTATGTCCCGCAGCGCTCCACGGCTGCCGCCGGCGTGCCGTCGACGGTGCACGAGGTCGTGATGAGTGGCCGCCTCTCGCGCCGACCGGTCGTGGGCCTCGCCTCGCGAGACGACAAGGCCGCCGTCGCCGAGGCCCTCGCGCTCGTCGACCTCGTCGAGTACGCCGGGTCGCCCGCGGCCGAGCTGTCGGGCGGCCAGCAGCAGCGGGTCATGATCGCGCGCGGTCTCGCATCGCGCCCCGACCTGCTCGTGCTGGACGAGCCGACCGCGGGCGTCGACGCACGCAGCCAGGTCGCGCTCGCGGACCTCTTTGCCCGCCTGCTCGGCGAAGGCCGCGCGATCTTCATGGTCGCCCACGAGCTCGGCCCGTTCGAGCCGATGATCGACCGCGCCGTGGTGCTGCGCGACGGACGCGTCGCCTATGACGGCCCGTGCTCGGGCGGCAACCTCGCCGCCGAGGCCGAGCCCCACAACCAGCACCACCCCCACCTCGTGCTCCCTACGCACCACGTGGGCATCGAGGAGTCAGGAGCGTGGCCGACGTGA
- a CDS encoding Fur family transcriptional regulator, with translation MTETPVRTTRQRRAVAAVMDDLDGFASAREIHDALRDRGESVGLSTVYRNLQALADADEVDQLRSDDGETLYRRCRTDHHHHHLVCRECGRTAEVQGPALERWVEQVGAEHGFGQMSHTLEIFGTCDRCG, from the coding sequence ATGACCGAGACCCCCGTCCGTACGACCCGCCAGCGCCGTGCGGTGGCCGCGGTGATGGACGACCTCGACGGCTTCGCGAGCGCCCGCGAGATCCACGACGCGCTGCGCGACCGCGGCGAGTCGGTCGGGCTGTCGACGGTCTACCGCAACCTCCAGGCCCTCGCCGACGCCGACGAGGTCGACCAGCTGCGCAGCGACGACGGCGAGACGCTCTATCGCCGCTGCCGTACCGACCACCACCATCACCACCTCGTGTGCCGCGAGTGCGGACGCACCGCGGAGGTCCAGGGCCCGGCGCTGGAGAGGTGGGTCGAGCAGGTCGGCGCTGAGCACGGCTTCGGCCAGATGTCGCACACCCTCGAGATCTTCGGGACCTGTGACCGGTGTGGATGA
- a CDS encoding aldo/keto reductase codes for MSVNDIILGDGLRTSPQGFGAMALTTVYGGTDPESALATLEHAVDVGVTFVDTANVYGNGTNEELVGRLLASRPGQVQVATKFGVAGNIRVGERAARGDAPYVRECAEESLRRLDTDVIDLYYLHRVDTQVEIEETVGAMAELVADGKVRHLGVSEVTADELRRAHAVHPIAAVQSEWSIWSRDVERHVVPAAAELGVGFVPYSPLGRGFLAGSVGTAIPEGDMRRTFPRFDASNLDANQVVVETVRRVAGEMGATPAQVALAWVHAQAERWGLPVVPIPGTRRAERVDENLGALAVRLDADMMATLDEVSAAVVGGRSADPTWVSAGRE; via the coding sequence ATGAGCGTGAACGACATCATCCTGGGAGACGGGCTGCGCACCAGCCCGCAAGGTTTCGGCGCGATGGCGCTGACGACGGTGTACGGCGGAACCGACCCCGAGAGCGCCCTCGCGACGCTGGAGCACGCCGTCGACGTCGGGGTCACGTTCGTCGACACGGCGAACGTGTACGGCAACGGAACCAACGAGGAGCTCGTCGGCCGGCTACTCGCGAGCCGCCCGGGCCAGGTGCAGGTCGCGACGAAGTTCGGGGTCGCCGGCAACATCCGCGTCGGCGAGCGTGCCGCGCGTGGTGACGCCCCGTATGTCCGCGAGTGCGCCGAGGAGTCGCTGCGGCGGCTCGACACCGACGTGATCGACCTGTACTACCTCCACCGGGTCGACACCCAGGTCGAGATCGAGGAGACGGTCGGCGCGATGGCCGAGCTCGTCGCGGACGGCAAGGTCCGCCACCTCGGAGTCTCGGAGGTCACGGCCGACGAGCTGCGTCGCGCGCACGCCGTGCACCCGATCGCGGCCGTGCAGAGCGAGTGGTCGATCTGGAGTCGCGACGTCGAGCGTCACGTCGTGCCCGCCGCCGCCGAGCTCGGGGTCGGCTTCGTCCCGTACTCGCCGCTGGGGCGGGGCTTCCTCGCCGGCTCGGTCGGGACAGCGATCCCCGAGGGTGACATGCGCCGGACCTTCCCGCGCTTCGACGCCAGCAACCTCGACGCCAACCAGGTCGTGGTCGAGACCGTACGCCGGGTGGCGGGCGAGATGGGCGCGACGCCGGCGCAGGTGGCGTTGGCGTGGGTCCACGCGCAGGCAGAGCGGTGGGGCCTGCCCGTCGTGCCGATCCCCGGCACGCGCAGGGCTGAGCGGGTCGATGAGAACCTCGGCGCGCTGGCCGTACGGCTCGATGCCGACATGATGGCGACGCTGGACGAGGTGTCCGCTGCGGTCGTGGGCGGTCGGTCGGCCGATCCGACGTGGGTGTCGGCGGGTCGGGAGTAG
- a CDS encoding antibiotic biosynthesis monooxygenase family protein, translated as MLVITRFRAPSERADAFAAELRAVVDALAARPGYVHGFAGRNLDDPTLWTLTTRWENVGAYRRALSSYDVKVAAARPYAHALEEPSAYTDAYEDVVDDDPTARR; from the coding sequence GTGCTGGTCATCACGCGTTTCCGCGCCCCTTCCGAGCGAGCCGACGCCTTCGCCGCCGAGCTCCGCGCCGTGGTCGACGCGCTCGCCGCTCGTCCCGGCTACGTCCACGGCTTCGCCGGACGCAACCTGGACGACCCGACCCTGTGGACGCTCACCACCCGGTGGGAGAACGTCGGCGCCTACCGCCGTGCGCTGTCCTCGTACGACGTCAAAGTCGCGGCCGCGCGGCCGTACGCCCACGCGTTGGAGGAGCCGAGCGCCTACACCGATGCGTACGAGGATGTCGTCGACGACGACCCGACGGCGCGCCGTTGA